The following coding sequences lie in one Chanos chanos chromosome 4, fChaCha1.1, whole genome shotgun sequence genomic window:
- the trmt1l gene encoding TRMT1-like protein → MCICHLPCRQLKTGLGTDQAQGRLVAHYHCVVCSVTIARKTDMISHLKRHINKGETEASYSGGSDEYEIMKELGTNVQLLPNHSTPQKTDTYFNRKMKTNRQLVFCSLAVLAEERNPLECLDAFGATGIMGLQWAKHLRSAVKVTINDINEACVKMIRENCHLNHIRVEGSRTPRPAEGVGEPDTPIASVEVVKMDANVIMHLRPFDYIHLDPFGTAVNYLDAAFRNVRNLGIVSVTSTDTGSLYSKSPNVTLRHYGCHIVRTEYYRELAARMVVASVARAAARCNKGIEVLLAVALEHFVLVVVRVLRGPTQADESAKRLRQLLHCQWCEERVFLKPGSMVEESLYRQLPCQCHGSMPGKTAVQLGPLWSGPLFNTGFLRRMLVAAVQHSMEDIQPLVKTLICEADCTTLKSFSVTGHSVLANQVECGVVIKTLQKVEEADTADQSGKRKSGEDTGNLVKKLKSDVSLEHPAFYYSIHRHSIRGMNMPKLNKFLQYLTEAGFRVSRTHFDPTGVRTDATLDQFKSVLTKYSVPTYTSAAHTSTHGQGTGAVDAGRKTD, encoded by the exons ATGTGCATCTGTCATCTGCCCTGCAGACAGCTGAAAACTGGTCTTGGTACAGACCAG gctcAGGGCAGATTAGTTGCTCACTACCACTGTGTGGTCTGCTCTGTCACCATCGCCCGTAAGACAGACATGATCAGTCATCTCAAACGGCACATTAATAAAGGGGAGACAGAGGCCAGCTACTCCGGGGGCTCAGAC GAGTATGAGATTATGAAAGAGTTGGGAACCAACGTGCAACTCCTTCCCAACCACAGCACCCCGCAGAAGACAGACACCTATTTCAACCGTAAAATGAAGACCAACCG GCAGCTAGTCTTCTGCTCTCTGGCGGTTCTAGCTGAGGAGAGGAACCCACTGGAATGTTTGGATGCTTTTGGCGCCACAG gcatCATGGGTCTGCAGTGGGCCAAGCACCTTCGCAGTGCCGTGAAAGTGACCATTAACGACATAAATGAGGCGTGTGTGAAGATGATAAGGGAGAACTGCCACCTCAACCACATCCGCGTGGAGGGGTCTCGCACGCCACGCCCAGCGGAGGGGGTGGGAGAACCCGACACGCCCATTGCCTCTGTGGAGGTGGTCAAAATGGATGCTAATGTCATCATGCACCTAAGGCCATTTGATTACAT ACACCTGGACCCCTTCGGTACGGCAGTGAACTACCTGGACGCAGCCTTCAGAAACGTCCGGAACCTCGGCATCGTGTCGGTGACATCTACGGACACAGGCTCGCTTTACTCCAAGTCGCCCAACGTGACGCTACGCCATTACGGCTGCCATATAGTGCGGACGGAGTACTACAGAGAGCTGGCCGCGCGGATGGTGGTGGCCTCCGTAGCCAG GGCAGCTGCTCGTTGTAATAAGGGCATTGAGGTGTTGCTGGCCGTGGCCCTGGAACACTTTGTGTTGGTGGTGGTCCGGGTTCTCAGGGGCCCCACTCAGGCAGACGAGTCAGCCAAAAGACTCCGCCAGCTTCTCCACTGCCAGTGGTGTGAGGAGAGAGTCTTCCTCAAGCCAGGGAGCATGGtggagg aGAGTCTGTACAGACAGTTGCCGTGTCAGTGCCATGGTAGCATGCCAGGGAAGACGGCGGTGCAGCTGGGGCCACTCTG gtcaggGCCTCTCTTTAACACTGGTTTTCTCCGGCGGATGTTGGTGGCAGCAGTCCAGCACAGCATGGAGGATATTCAGCCTCTGGTAAAGACGCTTATCTGTGAGGCAGACTGTACCACCCTCAAGTCCTTCTCTGTCACGGGCCACTCCGTTCTCGCCAATCAGG TGGAATGTGGCGTGGTCATAAAGACTTTACAGAAAGTGGAGGAAGCAGACACAGCTGACCAATCAG gAAAGAGAAAATCAGGGGAGGATACTGGGAACCTGGTAAAGAAGCTTAAATCAGACGTGTCACTGGAGCACCCAGCCTTCTACTACAGCATCCACCGACACAGCATCCGTGGCATGAACATGCCCAA GTTGAATAAGTTTCTGCAGTATCTCACCGAGGCCGGGTTCAGGGTGAGCCGAACCCACTTCGACCCGACGGGCGTTCGCACCGACGCCACCCTCGACCAGTTCAAATCGGTCCTGACCAAGTACAGCGTGCCGACCTACACCTCGGCAGCTCATACCAGCACCCACGGGCAAGGAACTGGCGCAGTGGACGCCGGCCGCAAAACAGACTGA